Proteins from a genomic interval of Xylocopa sonorina isolate GNS202 chromosome 6, iyXylSono1_principal, whole genome shotgun sequence:
- the Rpl30 gene encoding ribosomal protein L30, which translates to MVAQKKQKKSQEGINSRLALVMKSGKYVLGYKQTLKSLRQGKAKLVIIANNTPPLRKSEIEYYAMLAKTGVHHYVGNNIELGTACGKYFRVCTLSITDPGNSDIIKSMPTGEQA; encoded by the exons atggtGGCCCAAAAGAAACAG AAAAAGTCCCAGGAGGGTATTAACTCTAGGTTAGCCCTGGTTATGAAATCCGGCAAATATGTTCTGGGTTACAAGCAGACCTTGAAGTCCTTACGGCAAGGGAAAGCAAAATTAGTCATCATTGCCAACAATACTCCGCCTTTAAG GAAATCAGAGATAGAGTACTACGCTATGTTGGCAAAAACTGGCGTACATCACTATGTTGGAAATAACATAGAATTGGGCACTGCGTGCGGAAAGTATTTCCGTGTATGTACCCTTTCTATTACAGATCCTGGCAATTCGGATATTATAAAGTCTATGCCTACTGGTGAACAAGCATaa
- the Mpi gene encoding mannose phosphate isomerase, with amino-acid sequence MELKCKVQTYEWGKHGIDSTVAILMKSSNSDFVLDEKKPYAELWIGTHPNGPSYIKESDIPLKEYIKKNSQVLGNNVQKIFNQELPFLFKVLSVNKALSVQIHPNKEQAKELHKQYPNIYKDANHKPELAIALTPFEALCGFRPIRDIQEFLKILPELRAVIGVDNVLKFMTIDEADPAEALKTCFHSLMTCDPGLIALQLRKLLDRLSNLDESLRQTLHASLLERLYSDFPGDVGCFGIYFFNYITMQPGEALYLGPNEPHAYLSGDCVECMACSDNVIRAGLTPKLKDVPTLIEMLRYVCEPASAKRFQPSREDECTEVFRPPVPDFAVAKITIPPGRTSYNIIPRCTVSILMIINGKGEIAPSKVLNRGSVIFIPANEKIGIKVLCGCHPMLMFQAFVNV; translated from the exons ATGGAACTTAAATGTAAAGTACAAACTTACGAGTGGGGAAAGCATGGTATTGATAGCACTGTTGCAATATTGATGAAGTCTTCCAATTCAGATTTTGTATTAGACGAAAAGAAACCATATGCTGAGCTGTGGATCGGCACGCATCCAAATGGCCCTTCATATATAAAAGAATCGGATATACCATTGAaggaatatataaaaaaaaatagccaAGTATTGGGGAATAATGTGCAAAAGATATTCAACCAGGAATTACCATTTCTTTTTAAAGTTTTATCTGTGAACAAAGCGCTCTCAGTTCAAATACATCCGAATAAG GAACAAGCAAAGGAATTACACAAACAATATCCCAATATTTACAAAGATGCAAATCATAAACCTGAGCTTGCAATAGCGTTAACACCTTTTGAAGCACTATGCGGCTTTCGTCCAATCAGGGATATTCAGGAATTTTTAAAAATTCTGCCAGAATTACGGGCTGTAATAGGAGTAGATAATGTACTTAAATTTATGACAATAGACGAGGCAGATCCAGCAGAAGCTTTGAAAACATGTTTTCATAGTTTAATGACCTGTGATCCTGGATTAATAGCATTGCAACTTAGGAAATTACTTGATAGACTGTCCAATTTAG ATGAGTCACTGAGACAAACTTTACATGCTAGTCTATTAGAAAGACTGTATTCTGATTTCCCAGGAGATGTAGGATGTTTTGgcatttatttttttaattatataacAATGCAGCCTGGCGAGGCTTTGTATCTTGGACCAAATGAACCACATGCATATCTTTCTGGTG ATTGTGTAGAATGTATGGCGTGTTCTGATAATGTGATACGTGCAGGACTAACTCCTAAACTAAAAGATGTACCAACATTAATTGAAATGTTAAGATACGTTTGTGAACCGGCATccgcgaaaagatttcaaccttcTCGCGAAGATGAATGTACTGAAGTGTTTCGTCCTCCCGTACCAGATTTTGCCGTTGCAAAAATTACG ATTCCTCCAGGAAGAACGTCATATAATATAATTCCAAGATGTACAGTTAGCATTTTAATGATTATAAATGGGAAGGGTGAAATTGCACCGTCGAAAGTACTTAACCGAGGTTCGGTTATATTTATTCCTGCGAACGAGAAAATCGGAATCAAAGTTTTATGTGGGTGTCATCCAATGTTAATGTTCCAAGCTTTCGTGAATGTCTAA
- the LOC143424779 gene encoding O-glucosyltransferase rumi homolog, producing MNTLGLSYILLIINFLTTHCDEQYCSTDSIEHCTEKKEVNLYKKVSNEHYIKYYNAIEEAEKSYKACNNTNNGCFKHVIKHDLKPFKFKGISKDLINIAKTRGTFYQIVQGKLYRQKECMFPSRCVGVEYFLLKLAPELSDIDLVINVRDYPQSSKHFGGPLPIFSFSKTSQYYDITYPAWAFWEGGPAISLYPRGLGRWDELRASLNEASENIPWENKENRAFFRGSRTSAERDNLILLSRRKPDLVDAQYTKNQAWKSDEDTLYAPPASEVPLEKHCKYKYLFNYRGVAASFRHKHLFLCQSLVFHVGDEWTEFYYDAMLPWIHYIPVSKDANQTVLEDLIQFAIDNDELSKRIAMRGRDFVWNNLKMWNVTQFWKRLLKKYSKLLTYKTTLDKDLIKIERGKRP from the exons ATGAATACGTTAGGATTAAGTTATATAttgttaataattaattttttaacaacACACTGTGATGAACAATATTGTTCCACTGATAGCATAGAACACTGTACTGAGAAAAAGGAAGTTAATCTATATAAGAAAG TTTCAAACGAACATTACATCAAATACTACAATGCAATCGAAGAAGCAGAGAAAAGTTATAAGGCTTGTAATAATACTAACAATGGTTGTTTTAAACATGTCATTAAACATGACTTAAAACCTTTTAAATTTAAAGGTATAAGTAAAGATTTAATAAATATTGCAAAAACTAG GGGAACTTTTTATCAAATAGTGCAAGGAAAATTGTATAGACAAAAGGAATGCATGTTTCCATCGAGATGTGTGGGAGTAgagtactttcttttgaaacttGCACCTGAACTATCGGATATTGATTTAGTAATAAATGTAAGAGATTATCCTCAATCAAGTAAACATTTTGGGGGTCCATTACCTATCTTTTCATTTAGTAAG ACTTCACAGTATTATGATATTACATATCCAGCATGGGCATTTTGGGAAGGTGGTCCTGCAATTTCTTTGTACCCCCGTGGTCTTGGAAGATGGGACGAACTTCGTGCATCTTTGAACGAAGCTAGTGAAAATATACCATGGGAGAACAAAGAAAATAGAGCATTTTTTAGGGGTTCCAGAACAAGTGCAGAGCGTGATAATTTAATACTACTAAGTCGTAGGAAGCCGGACCTAGTAGATGCTCAGTATACAAAAAATCAAGCATGGAAGTCCGATGAG GATACATTGTATGCACCTCCAGCTTCCGAAGTTCCTCTCGAAAAACATTGTAAATATAAGTACTTATTCAATTATCGAGGTGTTGCAGCATCATTCAGGCACAAGCACTTGTTTCTGTGCCAGTCCTTAGTATTTCATGTAGGGGATGAATGGACTGAATTTTATTATGATGCAATGTTACCTTGGATTCATTATATACCTGTTTCTAAGGATGCTAATCAAACAGTATTAGA GGATTTGATACAATTTGCTATAGATAATGATGAATTATCAAAAAGAATTGCAATGCGTGGAAGAGATTTTGTTTGGAATAATTTGAAAATGTGGAATGTTACACAATTTTGGAAAAGGCTTCTTAAGAAATATTCTAAACTTCTAACATATAAAACCACTTTAGATAAAGATTTGATTAAAATTGAAAGGGGTAAAAGACCTTAA
- the Nmdyn-d7 gene encoding nucleoside diphosphate kinase homolog 7 gives MSMDHNEKYIFEAEWYDKRASILKKFYLCYYPFDNTVELFDIKARKTFLRRTKCEGIQAKDFYVGATVAIFSRSIKITDYADCATRVKLQTKMQKTFAMVKPNVIDKLGEILKCIIASNFHIANIKMMKLTQEEASEFCKDKEETTIAYVVNFLTSGPIVALELLGDHAITRWQEAMGPEDSREAVAKAPSSFRARYGKDIIHNAVHGSQNEEAAEKELQFFFPDSKTGKRGPKNTATLENCTCCIIKPHAVQAKLIGDIIDDVQKAGYTISAVQQFCVNLFDAEEFLEVYKGVLPDYAAMVRELQSGPCIAMEIKHNDDKYDVQGEFRKLCGPMDPDIARQVRPDTLRAKYGKTKVQNAVHCSDLPEDGTLEVEYFFKILENN, from the exons ATGTCGATGGACCACAATGAAAAATACATCTTCGAAGCTGAATGGTATGACAAGAGAGCCAGTATTTTAAAGAAATTCTACCTCTGTTATTATCCATTCGACAATACAGTTGAATTG TTTGATATAAAAGCGAGGAAAACATTTCTCAGGAGAACAAAATGCGAAGGGATCCAAGCAAAGGATTTCTATGTTGGTGCTACCGTGGCAATATTCTCACGAAGCATAAAAATAACGGATTATGCTGACTGCGCTACACGAGTAAAACTGCAAACGAAAATGCAAAA GACATTCGCAATGGTCAAACCGAATGTCATTGATAAATTAGGAGAAATATTAAAGTGTATAATTGCTTCTAACTTTCACATTGCAAATATCAAAATGATGAAGTTAACTCAAGAGGAGGCAAGCGAGTTTTGCAAAGACAAAGAGGAGACTACTATAGC GTATGTAGTAAATTTTCTGACTTCTGGTCCTATTGTAGCTTTAGAATTACTGGGCGATCATGCCATCACACGTTGGCAGGAAGCAATGGGACCAGAAGACAGCAGGGAAGCTGTTGCGAAAGCTCCATCCTCGTTTAGAGCACGTTACGGTAAAGATATTATTCACAATGCGGTACATGGCTCCCAAAATGAGGAGGCAGCAGAAAAG GAACTACAATTTTTCTTTCCTGACTCAAAAACTGGTAAAAGAGGGCCAAAAAACACTGCAACATTGGAAAATTGTACTTGTTGTATTATTAAGCCGCATGCTGTTCAAGCTAAACTAATTG GAGATATCATTGATGATGTGCAGAAAGCTGGCTATACTATTTCTGCTGTGCAACAATTTTGTGTTAACTTATTTGATGCGGAAGAATTTTTAGAAGTATACAAAGGTGTTCTTCCTGATTATGCA GCAATGGTAAGAGAACTGCAATCAGGACCATGCATTGCTATGGAAATAAAACACAACGACGATAAGTATGATGTTCAAGGAGAGTTCAGAAAACTGTGTGGACCTATGGATCCAGATATTGCACGGCAAGTAAGGCCAGATACACTCAGAGCAAAGTATGGAAAAACTAAAGTACAAAACGCTGTTCATTGTTCCGATCTACCAGAGGATGGAACTTTAGAG GTGGAATATTTCTTTAAAATCTTAGAGAACAACTAG